In Buchananella sp. 14KM1171, the genomic stretch CGGGCGCGGCCTGAGCGCGGCATCCACCGGAAGCGGAACCGGCCTGCAGGGCATGCGCGAGCGGGTGCAGGCCGTCGGCGGCACCGTGGAGGCGGGCCCCAAACCCCGCGGCGGCTACCGGGTCCGCGTCGAGCTTCCCACGGTGGTGCACCCGTGATCCGGGTACTGCTGGTCGACGACCAGGCGCTAATCCGCGCCGGCTTTGCCACCATCCTCGGCACCGAGCCGGACATAGAGGTGGTCGGTCAGGCGGCCGACGGCGAAGAGGGCGTTCGCCTAGCGCTCGAGCTCGCCCCCGACGTCGTCTGCATGGACGTCCGGATGCCCGTTCTTGACGGAATCGAGGCGACGAAACGCCTACAGCAGGCGGGGTCGCGGGCGGCGGTGCTGATCCTTACGACGTTCGACCGTGACGACTTCCTGTTCGAGACGCTGCAGGCCGGCGCAGCGGGATTCATCCTGAAGACTGCGGAAGCAGAGCAGCTCGTCGAGGCAGTGCGAGCGCTCGGGCGCGGTGACGGGCTGCTCTCCCCGGAGGTCACCCGCAGGGTCATCGCGCGGTTCGCGGCGACACCTACCCCGTTGGCGCCGGACAGGACCGATGACCGGCTCACCGCGCGCGAGCACGACACGCTCCTGCTCGTGGCGCGCGGGCTCACCAACGCGGAGATCGCGCAAGAAATGTTCGTCAGCCCCGAGACGGTCAAGACGCACGTGTCCAACATCCTCATGAAACTCGGTCTGCGTGACCGTATCGCCGCCGCGATATGGGCCCACGAGCAAGGCCTGGTCACGCGGTGAGAACGGCCTCCCCCGACCGGGGGAGGCCAAGAAATCCCTCTCATGCGGGACGCGCGCCGGTGCCGGCAGGAAATAGCGTGAAGACATGATCAGCGTACGAAATGTCCACCGCTACTTCGGTGACAAGCACGTCCTTGACAACGTCACCTTCGACATCAAACCCGGCCTGATGACCGGCTTCGTCGGCGGCAACGGCGCGGGCAAGACCACCACCATGCGCATCATTCTGGGTGTCCTTGCGGCCCAGCAAGGGGAGGTGCTTGTAGACGGCAAGCCGATCTCGCCAGGGTTCCGCTCCAGCATCGGCTACATGCCCGAAGAGCGTGGCCTCTACCCGAAGATGAAGATCATCGACCAGCTCGTCTACCTCGGCCAGTTGCACGGCCAATCTGCCGCCGCCGCAAAGCGTCGCGGCCTGGAGCTGCTCGAGCGGCTTAACCTCAACGGCAAACCGACCGACACGCTCGAGTCCTTGTCGCTCGGCAACCAGCAGCGCGCGCAGATCGCTGCCGCGCTTGTACACGATCCCGTAGCGCTCATCCTCGACGAGCCGTTCTCCGGGCTAGACCCGGCGGCCGTGGACGCCACCCTCGAGGTGTTGCGCGACGTCGCCGCCACCGGTGCACCCGTGCTGTTCTCGTCCCACCAGCTCGACGTCGTCGAGCGCCTCTGCGACGAGCTCGTCATCATCGCCCACGGGCGGATCCGCGCCGCCGGCACCCGCGCCGACATCCTTGCCGCTGACGTCCGCAACGAGTGGGAGCTCCAGATTGCGGGCGACACCGGCTGGGTGCGAGACAGGGGCGTCAAGGTGCTCGAGTTCGACGGCGGCTACGTGAAGTTTCAGGCCGACGAGGCTGCCGCGCAGCGCGTACTCGTCGACGCGGCAGGACGCGGGCACGTCGAACAGTTTGGGCGCGTGCGCCGTAACCTCCACGAGATATACAAGGAGCTGGCCCAGTGACCACCATGCAGACCCCTACGTATGCCCCCATGCAGACCCCTACGCTCACTCCGAGCCCAACGTTCTGGACCACGGTCGGCATCGTCGCAAAGCGCGAGATCGTGCAGCGATTCCTGTCGAAGTCGTTCATCATCTCAACCGTCGTCTCGCTTGTGTTGTTGCTCTTTGCCATCGTCGGACTCCCCCGACTGAGCGAGCTACTAAGCGGTGGCGACACCACCGTCGCCGCTACGGCGGAGGTGGCAGCCAAGCACCAAGAGCTTCCAGGTGTCGTGTTCCAGGAGGTAGCCGACGAGGCCGCCGCCCGCGAGGCCGTGCAGAGCGAGGTCGTTGACGCCGCCATCGTCGCCGACGCTGCCTCCCCCACCGGTTTCAAAGTGCTCGGCTTCCGCAATGCACCGGATGGTCTGGTCAGCGAACTATCGGAGAGACCGGAGGTGGAGATCCTTGACCCGAACGCCCCCAACCCGATGATCGCCTACTTCATTGCGATCGGCTTCGGCGCACTGTGGATGATGTCCGGCATCACGTTCGGGATGAGCATCGGCAACTCGGTCGTGGAAGAGAAACAGACACGCATCGTCGAAATCCTGCTGGCCTCGGTGTCGTCCCGGGCACTGCTTACCGGCAAGATCGTCGGCAACTCCGCTGCGGCGATGGTGCAGATCCTGCTCATCGTCGCCGTCGTCCTCGGTGGCACCGCCATCAATGGCAGCGCGGTTCCGGTGGCCGATCTGACGGTGCCACTGGCTTGGTTTGTGGTCCTGTTCCTGATCGGATTCGTGATGGTGGCCGCCCTCTATGCGGCGGCGGCTGCGCTCGTCTCACGCGCGGAAGACCTCGCGAACGTGCAACAGCCAATCATGTGGATGGTCATGATCCCCTACTTCTTGGTGGTCTTCCTTTCCGACAACCCGCTCGCGCTCGCGATCATGAGTTACGTGCCCTTCTCGGCGCCGGTGTCAGTGCCGATGCGTCTGTTCCTGGGCCAGACGGCCATGTGGGAGCCGGTCATCTCGGTGGTCCTGCTGGCAGTCACGACCGCGCTGATCATCTTGGTCGCGGCCAAGATCTACGACAACGGTTTGCTGCGTACCGGTAAGCCGCTGAAGTGGAAGGAAGCGCTGAAGAGCGACGCCTGAGGCGTCTTCGGCACACTGCGGTCGGTGCGCTATCCCGCCAATGGGGTGGCGCACCGACCGCAGTCCCCGCCTCCGCTCCCCGGGGCCAGGGGCGCGCGCGAAAGCGACTGGCACACCCCTGCCTCGCAAATGTTGCAACGGGGTACATGTGACCGCTTGGTGCCATGGCACCGGTCGGTCGCATGTACTCCGACCGCACGCTTGTGCGCTCGGGGGCACCGCACCACCACGCACCACCCACCACAGCCCCCACCTTCAGCTGCGAAGAGCCGGTTATCCAGAGGGCGCTTCGGGCTGGGGATAACCGAGAATCGGCACCCTGCGCACCCGCCCTGTTTCTGCGCCGTCCCGCCTGGGATTTTGGTTTTTGCGCGAACACCCGCGCACGAACCGAAAGGAGTTGGCGATGAAGCACATCGAGAAGTGGCGCAAGCGGCTGGAGGCGGAGGACGGGATGGCGACCGCTGAGTACGCCGTCGTGACGCTCGCGGCTGCGGCCTTTGGCGGCCTGCTGCTGGCGTTGGCCCGGTCCGGCGAGCTGCGCGATGCCCTGCTGGGCATCCTGCGTTCGGCGCTGAGCATCGGATAACGCGGTGAGATGGCCAGGCAGGGCGAAGCCGGAGCGCGGCTCGGTGACTGTCGAGTTCGCGCTGGGGTTCCTGGCGCTGGCGGCCGTGGTGGTCCTGGTTCTGTCCTCGTTCACCCTGGCGGCGGCCAAGCTCAGGGTGGCCGAGGCGACCAGAACGGCGGCGCGCTTAGCCTCGCTGGACGTGAGCAGCCAAGAGGTAACGCAGGCGGCTCGGCGCATCGCCCCTCAGGTCAGCGTGTCCGTGTCGGTCCAGGGGGAGTGGGTGCTGGTGAGCGTGTCAGCCCCCGCTCCCCATCCCGCCCGTTGGTTTGGCCTGGAGCTCAGCTCGCAGGTCTGGGCGCTGAGGGAGGCGGCGCTACGCCCGCTCTAGTGGGGGTGGTGGCGTTGCTGTTGGCGGCGTGGCTGGCCCTGACCGCGTTCGCTGCGGCGGGTGCCGCTAGAGCCCAGGCGGCCGGCGCGGCTGACATGGCTGCGCTGGCCGCCGCCACCGCCCTGAGCAGTGGAAATGGCGCGCCCTGCACCTTGGCGGTCCAGGTGGCGGCCCGCAACGGCGCCGCCCTGACCTCCTGCCAGATATTGGGGGACGACGTTGCCGTGGTGGTCACCGTGCCGGTGCCGCCGCCCGGCGGGCTGGTGCTGGGGGCGGTGAGCGAGCAGGCCAGGGCCGGCCCGGCCGTGCCCTAAGAAATGTTGGTGGGCTGCGCTCTAATGGCTCCAGGCCGAACGCCGCCTGCGGCTGGCCGCTGCCGTCCGGTGTGGCAGCGGCGGCCGTGGGCGGCTCGGGGGCCGTGGGCGGTAGTGGTGGCCCGTGGCGGCGGCTCGCGGGCGCAAGCCGATAGTAGTTAGGGTGGGAAGGTGCGAAGCGTCGAGTTATTTGCAGGTGGGGGCGGTTTGGCGCTCGGCACCCACCTGGCGGGTTTCAGCACAGAGGTGGTTGCGGAGTGGAATCGCTGGGCATGCGACACCATTCGGGAGAACCAGAGCAATGGTCACCCGCTGGTGGCGGGCGCCCAGGTGATCGAGGGGGATGTGCGGGACATCGACTGGTCCGGCCTTGCAGAGGGCGTGGACCTGGTCTCTGGTGGGCCGCCCTGCCAGCCCTTCAGCGCGGGCGGCCGGGGCCGGGCAGCGGACGACGAGCGTGACATGTTCCCGGCCACAGCCGAAGTTATACGGCGGCTGCGCCCCAGGGCTTTCATTGTGGAGAACGTGCGGGGCCTGATGCGTCCGGCCTTCGCCGACTACTTCTCCTATGTTCAACTGCGCCTGACCCACCCCGAACTGGTGGCGCACCCGAACGAGAGTTGGGGCGACCATTACGCGAGGTTGCAGGCAGAACACACGAGCGTCAGCTCCGATCTCCAGTACAACCTCCTGCCCACTCTGGTCAATGCGGCAGATTATGGTGTGCCGCAGCAGCGTTGGCGCGTGTTCCTAGTGGGGTTCCGGGCGGATATTGACGCAGAGTGGTCCTTCCCGCAGCCGACCCATTCGGCCGGTGCACTGCGGCGGGTCCAGGAGAGCGGCGACTACTGGGAAATGCACCAGGTGGCGGAGAAGTCGCGGAGAATTGTCCGCGCTCGGTACACGGATGCGGACCTGGAGATGATGCCCTGGCGGACGGTGCGAGACGCCATATCCGATCTGCCCAGGCCAGGACGAAAGGGCGCGCTCAACCACATCATTCAACCGGGAGCTCGCGCGTACCCAGGCCACACAGGGTCCTACATCGACGCACCTGCGAAGGCGTTGAAGGCGGGAGTGCACGGTGTGCCCGGTGGCGAGAACATGCTGCGGCGGCCGGATGGTTCGGTCCGTTACTTCACTGTGCGTGAGGCGGCTCGGCTGCAGACCTTCCCGGATACGTACGCGTTGCACGGACCCTGGAGCGAGGCAATGCGGCAACTAGGAAACGCGGTACCGGTGAAGCTGGCTGAGACCGTGGCGCTGTCGGTGCGCGAGCACTTGGAGCTGGCAGAGACTAGAGAACGCGCGAAAAAGACAGGCCCCACAGAGCGCCATTTGCGGGCGGTGTCATGACGTACGAACCCTTCAATCCCCTGGCGATGGACTCCCTGGCGGAGTCGGTTGTTCGCCGACTCATGCAGAGTGCCCCAGTTCCGCTACAGGGGATTGCGCGCTTCCAGGGCGCTGGAGTGTACGCGATCTACTACACGGGAGATTTCCCCGCGTACGAGATCGTTGCGAGGCAGAACGTAGAGGGGAAGTGGGATTTGCCGATCTACGTTGGTAAGGCAGTGCCAAAGGGCGGCCGGCAAGGGCTGGAGCTAGGGCAGGACCCGAACAGTGCGGCACTGTGGGGCCGCTTGCGCGAGCACGCCAAGAGCATTGAAGCCGCCCGGAATCTGAACATCGAGGATTTCTACGTGCGGTGGATCGTGGTGGAAGACATCTGGATCCCCCTGGGAGAGTCCACGCTTATCCGCAGTACGCGCCCGGTGTGGAACGCCGTGGTGGATGGGTTTGGCAACCACGACCCTGGCAAGGGGCGCCATCGGGGCAAAGCCCCGCAATGGGACACGCTCCACCCCGGACGGCCGTGGGCCGAAAAGCTGACTCAGCGCGATCCCGGTGAGGCTGCCCTGATCGAGAGGGGCGCCATTCAGTACCTGCGCGAGCGGCACAACTGAAGCCTGTGTGCCTCGGGCTGGCTCCGCAAATCCTGGTTCGGGCCGGGGAAAGACCGTGATGCGGCCAAACGGGTGCCTAGCTGGCCTTCAGCAGGGCGCGCAGCACCCGCACGGCTCCTGCCTTTGAGAGCGGTTCGTTGCCGTTGCCGCACTTGGGGGACTGGATGCACAGAGGGCAGCCCGCCTGGCACGGACAGTTCTCGATCAGCTCCAAGGTTGTCTGCACCCACCTGTGTCGGTGCAGGTAGCCGTGGCGAGAAAAGCCGGCGCCGCCGTCTAGGGCGTCGTGCACAAAGACCGTGGCGCACTGCGTGGTCGGGTGCAGGCGGGCGGACAGTCCGCCCAGGTCCCACCGGTCGCAGTTGGCTAGCAGCGGCAGCATGGCGATCTGGGCGTGCTCTGCGGCGTGCAACGCCCCGGGCAGCTCCTCCCAGGTGAGGCCCGCTGCCTCCCAGACGGGCTGGGGCATGGTCCACCACACCGCCTGGGTGAACAGGGTGCGCACCGGCATGTCCAGGGCGTGGTGGGACAACACCATGCCCTCTGCGGTGCTGAGCCGGTCGTAGCCGGTGACCTGGCCGGTCACCTCCACCATGCCTAGCGACCACTCGCACTGCGTAGCCGACGCGACCGCGTCGACGAAGTGCGGGGGATGCTCCCCGGCGGCGGGGGAGATGGCGGTCTGGCCGCCAAGGCCGGGGGCGGAAACAAGCCCGGCCCGCTGGGCCGGCTCCTGCACCTCGAGCGGTAGGACGGTGGAGGTGGACGATGCGCGGGTGCGGTAGCCCGGCTCACGCCTGGCCTTGACCACCACCGTGTCATCGCGCAGCTCCAGCACGCCGTAGAGGCGGCCCTGGTGGACGTAGAGCGCGCCGGGGTGAACGGTGGAATCCGCGCGCGCCCCGCCCTCGATCAGCGCGATCACCGCGCCGGTGTCCGCGTCCACCACGTGCAACTGATCCATCTCACCGCGCAGAGTGGTCAGCTCGTGCGCGGGCCGGGCCAGCGCCACGTTCCAGCACCAGCCGGAGGGTCGCTCCCGCAGCAAGCCCTGCGCGGCTAGCTCCCGCACCAGCCCCCACCCGGGCAGGCCAAAGACCTCCAGGTCGGCTGCGGTCAGCGGCGCCTCCGCAGCCGCAGCGCACAGGTGCGGACGCAAAACGTGCGGATTGCCCGGGTCGAACGCGGTCGCCTCGGGGGCCCCGAGCACGAACTCAGGGTGGTGCAACAGGTACTGGTCCAGCGGGTTGGCTGAGGCCACGAAAACGGCCAGGCCGGGCGCGCCGGCGCGCCCGGCCCGACCCGCCTGCTGCTGCAGAGACGCCCGGGAACCGGGCCATCCGGCAATTATCACCGCGTCCAGCCCGGAGACGTCTATCCCCAGCTCCAGCGCACTTGTGGTCACCAGCAGCCGCAGGTCACGGCCCCTGAGCGCTGCCTCCAGCTCCCGTCTTTCTTCCGGCAGGTAGCCGCCCCGGTAGGCCGCCACGCCCGCGGCGAATTGCTGTGCCCCGCCCCGGCTCAGCTGGTCGCGCACGTGCTCCGCGATCCCCTCCACCCCGGCGCGCGAGCGCGCAAACACCAGGCTCTGCGCCCCCAATGCGGTGAATCGCGCCGCCAGCCAGGCCGCCTCGGCGGAGGCCGAGATGCGGGGACGCTCGGCAGGATCGATCCCCGCTGTCGCCGGCGCCTTCCCCGGAGCGTCGCCCACCCCTGCGGGCTTTCCACCGGTCTCGCCCCCGGCGCGCCCGCCAGGCGCCCCGGCTGCCGGAACCTTCGCATAGGCCGGCTGCCAGAGCGCCAACATTTGGGGGCCGCGAGGAGAAGCGTCGTCCGTCACCGCCACCACCTGCGCAGGGTCCACCCCGATTAGGCGGGCCGCAGCGCCAGCAGGATCGGCGGCCGTCGCGGAGGCGAACAGCACGCGCGGCCGCGCCCCGGACATGCGCGCCAACCGCAGCAGGCGCCGCAAGACCAAGGAAACGTGCGCGCCGAACACGCCGCGATAGGTGTGGCACTCGTCCACGATCACCGTCTCCAGGCCGCGCAGCAGCCGCGACCAGGTGGAGTGGCGCGGCAGCAGCGCGTGGTGCAGGAAGTCCGGATTGGTCAACACAACGTCCGCGTTCCCGCGCGCCCACAACTTCTCCGCGCGGTCGGCGTCACCGTCGGCGGTGGCCACCTGCGCGTCCAGGCCGCAGGCGTCGATCACGCGCCGCAGCCCCGCCGCCTGATCCGCAGCCAGGGCCTTGGTGGGGGCCAAGTACAGGGCGGTGGGTCGCGCCCGCCACGCCGCGATCGACGTTCCCCCACCCGCCGCCTCCTGGGAGTTAGCGAGCGCCGACAGGACGGGTAGCCACGCCGCCAGGGACTTACCTGACCCGGTGCCCGTGGCGATCACCGTGTGACTACCTGCGTGCAAGGAATCGGCCGCCCGCACCTGGTGCTCCCAGGGCTCGGCTACCCCCAGCGCCCGGTAACCCGCCACCACCCGCGGGTTGGCCCACGCGGGCCAGGCCGAGTGCCGCGCGCTGCGAGCCGGGCTGGAGTGCAGGTGCACCAGTCGAGAATCCCTGTCCCCGGCCCACCCCAGAAAGCCCAGCAGCTGCCGATGGAGCGCTCCCGCCGCCTGGTTGTCCCCGGGGGCACTGGCTACAGCCCCGCCGGAATCAAGCACCCTGGGCCCATCTTCCCCGGTGGGCACGCCAAACCCGCCGGGGGAGGCGGGCACTTGGTTGGCTGCAGGCACCCCACAAGTGTGCCCGCTGCGGCCAACATTTGGCGCCGCAGCAGCTTGGGCGCGAGACTTTGCGGCCTTCCACGTAGGGTGGAGGAGTGCAGCCGCCGTCCAATCCGCCCTCCCCGAGTGGGCGGTCGCTAGGTGACAGCCGCCCGGTTCCCCGCCCGGCGGCCCGCCGGCCGCAGCGGCCAGCAGGTGGAACGAGCGCGGCGCAGAGCGCACCGGCCGGCACCGATCAGTTGGGCGGGCGCGGCAGCGTCGGCCACCACGGGCGTGCCGACCGGGCGAGCACTAACCCGCCGGGGGGCGGTGCGGAGCGTGGCGGCAAGACGCACACGGCACCGGTGGTCTCCTTCAAGCCCGACGCACCGCTGCTCCTTTTGGCCGCCGCCTGGCTGGCCGTGACGGGCGGCCTTTACTACTTCTTTGTGCGCACCGCTTGGGGACAAGCGCTAGACGCCCTCGTGATGCACGACGCTGCCTCCATCCCCTTCCTGACCACTATCGGGCGGATTTTGAACGAGTCCGCACTGGAGGCACTCATCTTGGCGATGGCCGTGGCCGCCGTGCTCGGGATGCTGCGCCGGCGTCCCTGGCTGGCGCTGGGCTGCGTGGCAGGTGCCGCCGGGGCGATGGTCCTCACGCAGCTGGCCAAGCGCTACCTGCTGACCCGCCCGGACCTGGGTGTGGGCTGGGTGCTGCCCAACTCCTTCCCCTCCGGGCACGGCACCGCCACTGCGGTCATCTGCCTGGTGGCGCTGGTCTCCGCTCCGCGCGCGTGGCGTCGCCACGTGGTGCCGGTGGCCCTGGCCCTGCCCCTGCTGAACGGCGGGGCGATGATGGCGATGGGGTGGCATCGGGCCGCCGACGTGCTGGGTGCCGTCAGTGTCTCCGCGTTCGCCCTCCTGGTCAGTCTTGCCCTGGTGCGCGGGTTGCGTCTGCGGCGCCTGGCGGCCTTGCGGGCCGAACCTGGTGGGGTGGCAGAGCCGGGCCCGCTGCTGCGCCGGCTCGAGCGGCACCTGTGGCTGTCGGCGGCCGGCAGCGTGCCCGTGGCCGGCCTGGCCCTGTTGGTGACGCGGGGGTTCTGGGCGAAGAACTCCGCCGACTTCCTGCGCGGCGACCTCTCCGCAGCCAGTCTGGGCGGAGGGGACGTGGCCGCAGCCGTGATGGTGCTGTCTCTGTACGCCGCCGTCTCCTGCGCAGCAGTCGCCTCCACGCTGCTGGCCGCGCGCCGCCTGGGCGCGTGACGCTCTGCCCGCCTGGGCGCGTGACGCTCTGCCCGCCTGGGCGCGTGACGCTCTGCCCGCGCTAAACCGCTCGACCTAGACCTTGTGCAGTCGACCTCGACCTTGCGTAGGGCTCTGAGGTCTAGGTCGAGTGCACAAGGTCTAGGCCGTCCGAATTTGAAGTAATTGGACGACGTTCCGCCCCGCCGCCCCGTCCCTGCGGCCCCGCCCCGCCGCCCCGCCCGAGCGGATACCTGGCCGGCAGGCGGCGCCAGCCCCTCCCCGGCGGCGCCAGCCCCGCTCCGGGCTGCACCCCTGCAAGTACTCGCCTATCGGTCCGCTGTGCGCCAGGGCCTTGGGTCCCGGTTCGCCCACGCCCAACCCCACAACATCTTGGGGAATGGGCGTGTCGCACCCACAAGATGTTGTGGTGTGGGGGTAGTTTCGATTCCGCTCGCCCAATAGACTGCATTAAAGAGGACCGGGAGAATCGCCATGGAAACCACCACGCGCCCAGACGCCGCCAACACCAACTCCGCTGCGGCGGCAACGCCTGCGAACAGTGCAGACACCGCCCCCGGCACGCGCGCCCCCGCCCCCGGCAAGACCGGACAGGGGCAGGCGCGGCCAACGCAGCGGCGGGTGGGCGACGTCGGCCGCCAAAAGCTCCACGCACCGGCGCAGGGTGCGGCAGACCGCGTAGAAGTGGACGCGATCTCCACGGTGGAGGAGTACCTGGCCCGCGCGGACTGGCGGGTGAACGCCAACGCCAACCAGGGCTATTCGCTGGGTGGGCTCATGCTCAACACGCAGGGCAAGATGATCGCCAACTACTGGCTCTCGCGCGTCTACGAACCGGCCGCTGGCGAGGCCCACCGAAACGGCGACATCCACATCCACGACCTGGACATGTTCGCCGGCTACTGCGCCGGCTGGTCCCTGAAGGCGCTGCTGCAGGAGGGCTTCAACGGCGTCCCGGGTGCCATCGCGGCGGGTCCTGCCAAGCACTTCTCCAGCGCCGTCGGGCAGATCGTCAACTTCCTGGGCACGCTGCAAAACGAGTGGGCGGGCGCGCAGGCGTTCTCCAGCTTCGACACCTACATGGCGCCGTTCGTGCGGCTGGACAACATGACCTACCAGGAGGTCTACCAGTGCATGCAGGAGCTGATCTACAACCTGAACGTCCCCTCCCGGTGGGGCACCCAGACTCCGTTCACCAACCTCACCTTCGACTTGACCTGCCCCGCGGACCTGCGTGACGAGGTGCCGCTGGTGGGCGGGGAGCTGTGCGACTTCACGTACGGCGACCTGGCGGAGGAAATGGCGATGATCAACCGCGCCTACATGGAGGTGATGACGGCCGGAGACGCGGAGGGCCGCGTGTTCACCTTCCCGATCCCCACCTACAACATGACCAAGGACTTCGACTGGGACAGCGAGGAGTCCACGCGCCTGTTCGCGATGACCGCGAAGTACGGCCTGCCCTACTTCCAGAACTTCATCAACTCTGAGCTGGACCCGGGCATGATCCGCTCGATGTGTTGCCGCCTCCAGCTGGACCTGCGTGAGCTGCTTAAGCGCGGAAACGGCCTGTTCGGCTCGGCGGAGCAGACCGGCTCGGTGGGCGTGGTGACGGTGAACTGCGCGCGCCTGGGCTACCTGTTCCCGGGTGATGAGGCGGGGCTGCTGGCGCGCCTGGATGAGCTGATCGACCTGGCGGTGGGTACGTTGGAGCGCAAGCGTGAGGTGATTCAGTACCACATCGACTCGGGCCTGTTCCCGTTCACCAAGCGCTACCTGGGGACGCTGGACAACCACTTCTCCACGTTGGGCGTGAACGGCATGAATGAGATGGTGCGCAACTTTACGCGCGACGCCTACGACATCACGGACCCGCGCGGGCACGCTTTGGTGGTGCGGGTGTTGGATCACCTGCGGGACCGGATGATTCGGGCTCAGGAGGCCACCGGGCACTTGTACAACCTGGAGGCGACCCCGGCGGAGGGCACCACGTACCGTTTCGCGCGGGAGGACCGCAAGCGGTTTGCGGACATCATCCAGGCTGGTACGGACGAGCAGCCGTACTACACGAATTCCTCGCAGCTGCCGGTGGGCTTCACGGATGACCCGTTTGAGGCGTTGGAGCGGCAGGAGGAGTTGCAGTCGAAGTACACGGGCGGCACGGTGCTTCACCTGTACATGAACGAGCGGGTTTCTTCGATCACTGCTTGTAAGTCGCTGGTGCGGCGGGCGCTGGAGAACTTCCGGCTGCCGTACATCACGATCACGCCCACCTTCTCTATCTGCCCGACGCACGGCTACCTGGTGGGTGAGCACTTCACGTGTGAGCGTTGCGCCGCCGCCCACCCGGATCGTGAGCCGGTGGAGTGTGAGGTGTGGACGCGCGTGATGGGCTACTTCCGCCCGGTGAAGAGTTTCAACACGGGTAAGAAGGGCGAGTACAACGACCGAGTGATGTTTACCGAGGCGGCGGCTGCGAGCCACGGGCCGATCGTGCGGGCGGCGCGGTAGGGCGCTGGCGGTATGGGGGCCGACGTCGCACCGGCGGGCACGCGCATTGCGGCCGCTTCGAGTTTGGTGGGGGTGGCCGACGCTGCCGCGCCCGCCGGTGCGAGCAGGCACCGCCCGGTACCGGACGGGGCGGGGGGTGGTGCGCCGCGTCTGACCGGGGGGAGGCCGACGCCGCAGGCGAGTGGGGGGAGGCCGACGCCGAGGGCGGAGGACTTGCAGATCGCGGGGGTGGTGCCGCTTAACTCCACGGACTGGCCCGATCACCTGTGCGCCACGCTGTACCTGCAGGGCTGCCCGTGGAGCTGCACGTACTGCCAGAACGTGGCGATCATCGACCCGCAGGTACCGGGGCAAGTGGCCTGGGCGGAGGTGGAGGAGCTGCTGGGCCGCAGGCGCGGCCTGCTAGACGGGGTGGTGTTTTCCGGCGGGGAGGCCACGCGCCAGGGCGCGCTTATCCCGGCGTTGGCGCGGGTGCGGGAGTTGGGCTTTGGTACCGGGCTGCACACGGCGGGTGCTTATCCGCACCGGTTGGCGGCGGCGCTGCCACTGCTGGACTGGGTGGGCCTGGATTTGAAGGCGCTACCGGAGCATTACGGTGCGGTGGCGGGCCGGGGGGCGCGTGGCACGGCGCCCTGGCAGTGCCTGGAGTTGGCGCTGGACGCGGGCGTGGGGCTGGAGGTGCGCACCACAATCTACCCGGGGTCCGTGGCGGCTGAGGATGTCCTGGAGGTGGCCCGGCGCGCCCGCTGCGCGGGCGCGCCCACCTTCGCGCTACAGGAGGCACGCGTGCAGGGGACGGCGGCGCAGTTTGAGGCCGGGGCTACGGCCTGGGACGCGCAGGTGTGGCAGCGCGAGTGGGGCGGGCTGGTGGAGGCCATCGGCGCGCTGGGTTTTGAGACGTTCCACGTGCGGGCGGCCTGAGCCGCGTGCCCGTGAGGGTAATTCACTGTCTTGTGTTGGAGTCCC encodes the following:
- a CDS encoding DEAD/DEAH box helicase, with amino-acid sequence MLDSGGAVASAPGDNQAAGALHRQLLGFLGWAGDRDSRLVHLHSSPARSARHSAWPAWANPRVVAGYRALGVAEPWEHQVRAADSLHAGSHTVIATGTGSGKSLAAWLPVLSALANSQEAAGGGTSIAAWRARPTALYLAPTKALAADQAAGLRRVIDACGLDAQVATADGDADRAEKLWARGNADVVLTNPDFLHHALLPRHSTWSRLLRGLETVIVDECHTYRGVFGAHVSLVLRRLLRLARMSGARPRVLFASATAADPAGAAARLIGVDPAQVVAVTDDASPRGPQMLALWQPAYAKVPAAGAPGGRAGGETGGKPAGVGDAPGKAPATAGIDPAERPRISASAEAAWLAARFTALGAQSLVFARSRAGVEGIAEHVRDQLSRGGAQQFAAGVAAYRGGYLPEERRELEAALRGRDLRLLVTTSALELGIDVSGLDAVIIAGWPGSRASLQQQAGRAGRAGAPGLAVFVASANPLDQYLLHHPEFVLGAPEATAFDPGNPHVLRPHLCAAAAEAPLTAADLEVFGLPGWGLVRELAAQGLLRERPSGWCWNVALARPAHELTTLRGEMDQLHVVDADTGAVIALIEGGARADSTVHPGALYVHQGRLYGVLELRDDTVVVKARREPGYRTRASSTSTVLPLEVQEPAQRAGLVSAPGLGGQTAISPAAGEHPPHFVDAVASATQCEWSLGMVEVTGQVTGYDRLSTAEGMVLSHHALDMPVRTLFTQAVWWTMPQPVWEAAGLTWEELPGALHAAEHAQIAMLPLLANCDRWDLGGLSARLHPTTQCATVFVHDALDGGAGFSRHGYLHRHRWVQTTLELIENCPCQAGCPLCIQSPKCGNGNEPLSKAGAVRVLRALLKAS
- a CDS encoding phosphatase PAP2 family protein; amino-acid sequence: MQPPSNPPSPSGRSLGDSRPVPRPAARRPQRPAGGTSAAQSAPAGTDQLGGRGSVGHHGRADRASTNPPGGGAERGGKTHTAPVVSFKPDAPLLLLAAAWLAVTGGLYYFFVRTAWGQALDALVMHDAASIPFLTTIGRILNESALEALILAMAVAAVLGMLRRRPWLALGCVAGAAGAMVLTQLAKRYLLTRPDLGVGWVLPNSFPSGHGTATAVICLVALVSAPRAWRRHVVPVALALPLLNGGAMMAMGWHRAADVLGAVSVSAFALLVSLALVRGLRLRRLAALRAEPGGVAEPGPLLRRLERHLWLSAAGSVPVAGLALLVTRGFWAKNSADFLRGDLSAASLGGGDVAAAVMVLSLYAAVSCAAVASTLLAARRLGA
- a CDS encoding ribonucleoside triphosphate reductase; protein product: METTTRPDAANTNSAAAATPANSADTAPGTRAPAPGKTGQGQARPTQRRVGDVGRQKLHAPAQGAADRVEVDAISTVEEYLARADWRVNANANQGYSLGGLMLNTQGKMIANYWLSRVYEPAAGEAHRNGDIHIHDLDMFAGYCAGWSLKALLQEGFNGVPGAIAAGPAKHFSSAVGQIVNFLGTLQNEWAGAQAFSSFDTYMAPFVRLDNMTYQEVYQCMQELIYNLNVPSRWGTQTPFTNLTFDLTCPADLRDEVPLVGGELCDFTYGDLAEEMAMINRAYMEVMTAGDAEGRVFTFPIPTYNMTKDFDWDSEESTRLFAMTAKYGLPYFQNFINSELDPGMIRSMCCRLQLDLRELLKRGNGLFGSAEQTGSVGVVTVNCARLGYLFPGDEAGLLARLDELIDLAVGTLERKREVIQYHIDSGLFPFTKRYLGTLDNHFSTLGVNGMNEMVRNFTRDAYDITDPRGHALVVRVLDHLRDRMIRAQEATGHLYNLEATPAEGTTYRFAREDRKRFADIIQAGTDEQPYYTNSSQLPVGFTDDPFEALERQEELQSKYTGGTVLHLYMNERVSSITACKSLVRRALENFRLPYITITPTFSICPTHGYLVGEHFTCERCAAAHPDREPVECEVWTRVMGYFRPVKSFNTGKKGEYNDRVMFTEAAAASHGPIVRAAR
- a CDS encoding anaerobic ribonucleoside-triphosphate reductase activating protein codes for the protein MQIAGVVPLNSTDWPDHLCATLYLQGCPWSCTYCQNVAIIDPQVPGQVAWAEVEELLGRRRGLLDGVVFSGGEATRQGALIPALARVRELGFGTGLHTAGAYPHRLAAALPLLDWVGLDLKALPEHYGAVAGRGARGTAPWQCLELALDAGVGLEVRTTIYPGSVAAEDVLEVARRARCAGAPTFALQEARVQGTAAQFEAGATAWDAQVWQREWGGLVEAIGALGFETFHVRAA